The Amycolatopsis sp. DG1A-15b genome contains the following window.
GTCGGTGCCTTCCCAAGCCAGGATGTGCGTCGCGACCCGGTCGAGGAACCACCGGTCGTGGGAAATCACGACGGCGCAGCCGGGGAACTGCTCCAGCGCGTTCTCCAGCGAGCCCAGGGTCTCGACGTCCAGGTCGTTCGTCGGCTCGTCGAGCAGGATCAGGTTCCCGCCCTGCTTGAGCGTCAGCGCCAGGTTGAGCCGGTTGCGCTCACCGCCGGAGAGCACGCCCGCGGGCTTCTGCTGGTCCGGGCCCTTGAAGCCGAACGCGCTGACGTACGCCCGCGACGGCATTTCGGTCTGCCCGACGTGGATGTAGTCCAGCTCGTCGGAGACGACCTGCCAGACGGTCTTCTTCGGGTCGATCCCGCCGCGGTTCTGGTCCACATAGGACAGCTTGACCGTCTCGCCGATCTTGACCTCGCCGCCGTCCGGCTCCTCGAGCCCGACGATGGTCTTGAACAGCGTGGTCTTGCCGACGCCGTTCGGGCCGATCACGCCGACGATGCCGTTGCGCGGCAGGTCGAACGACAGGCCGTCGATGAGGACGCGCTCGTCGAAGCCCTTGCGCAGCTTCTCGACCTCGACCACGACGTTGCCCAGCCGCGGGCCCGGCGGGATCTGGATCTCTTCGAAGTCGAGCTTGCGGTGCTTGTCCGCCTCCGCCGCCATCTCCTCGTAGCGGTCAAGGCGCGAACGGGACTTCGTCTGCCGCGCCTTGGCGTTGGACCGCACCCACTCGAGCTCGGTCTTCAGGCGCTTCGCAAGCTTCTGGTCCTTCTTGCCCTGGACCTCGAGGCGCTCGCGCTTCTTCTCCAGGTACGTCGAGTAGTTGCCCTCGTAGCCGACGACGCGGCCGCGGTCGATCTCCATGATCCACTGGGCCACGTTGTCCAGGAAGTACCGGTCGTGGGTGACGGCGAGGACGGCGCCGGCGTAGCGGGAGAGGAACTGCTCCAGCCACAGGACACTTTCGGCGTCCAGGTGGTTGGTGGGCTCGTCGAGCAGCAGCAGGTCGGGCGCCGACAGCAGCAGCTTGCACAGCGCGACCCGGCGGCGCTCACCACCGGAGAGGTGGGAGACGCCTTCGTCCGGCGGCGGGCAGCGCAGCGCGTCCATGGCCTGCTCGACGGTCGAGTCGAGCTCCCAGGCGTCGGCGTGGTCCAGCTCCTCCTGGAGCTGCCCCATCTCCTCCATCAGCTCTTCGGTGTACTCGGTCTCCATGAGCTTGAGGACCTCGTTGTACCGGTCGAGCTTGACCTTGACCTCGCCGAGACCCTCCTCGACGTTCTGCCGGACGGTCTTCTCCTCGTTGAGCTCCG
Protein-coding sequences here:
- the ettA gene encoding energy-dependent translational throttle protein EttA; the encoded protein is MAEFIYTMKKVRKTVGDKVILDDVSTAFYPGAKIGVVGPNGAGKSTVLKIMAGIEQASNGEAFLQPGASVGILMQEPELNEEKTVRQNVEEGLGEVKVKLDRYNEVLKLMETEYTEELMEEMGQLQEELDHADAWELDSTVEQAMDALRCPPPDEGVSHLSGGERRRVALCKLLLSAPDLLLLDEPTNHLDAESVLWLEQFLSRYAGAVLAVTHDRYFLDNVAQWIMEIDRGRVVGYEGNYSTYLEKKRERLEVQGKKDQKLAKRLKTELEWVRSNAKARQTKSRSRLDRYEEMAAEADKHRKLDFEEIQIPPGPRLGNVVVEVEKLRKGFDERVLIDGLSFDLPRNGIVGVIGPNGVGKTTLFKTIVGLEEPDGGEVKIGETVKLSYVDQNRGGIDPKKTVWQVVSDELDYIHVGQTEMPSRAYVSAFGFKGPDQQKPAGVLSGGERNRLNLALTLKQGGNLILLDEPTNDLDVETLGSLENALEQFPGCAVVISHDRWFLDRVATHILAWEGTDENPAQWFWFEGNFEGYEKNKVERMGAEAARPHRVTHRKLTRD